One genomic region from Kamptonema formosum PCC 6407 encodes:
- a CDS encoding Mo-dependent nitrogenase C-terminal domain-containing protein, which yields MEITTTIFSESDRLHPSLKDKLLHPLRQWLDGIEVRDPQMARRLCEFIPAQCPFERDIYLWGHQLFHIPPLCKLNPVYDELVWLRFRALSFLADVCGEDVTPYC from the coding sequence ATGGAAATTACTACAACTATTTTCTCAGAAAGCGATCGCTTGCACCCAAGTCTTAAAGATAAACTCCTGCACCCGTTGCGTCAATGGCTGGATGGGATTGAGGTGCGTGACCCCCAAATGGCTCGACGACTGTGCGAGTTCATTCCAGCTCAATGTCCCTTTGAGAGAGACATTTACCTATGGGGTCATCAGCTTTTCCACATACCACCTCTTTGCAAACTCAATCCGGTTTATGACGAATTGGTATGGTTGCGTTTCCGGGCGCTGTCGTTTTTGGCAGATGTATGCGGGGAAGATGTTACGCCTTACTGCTAA
- a CDS encoding AI-2E family transporter, protein MSQSSIPDFWNRLNNSTLVRFLLLFASGWAFLTLLAYFETVIVVFTIASLVAFLLSYPVRSLKRFLPHGSAVTLVFLLSIIIVVSLSVTVGVTLLSQGQQLIDSITEFVNALAPLSDRLEGFLRERNLQVNLRVIEEQLRTQALGGIVSSITLLQTVFTNVITFIFITAVSFFMLLDGERLWQLMLNFLPKHLHRRFARTIERNFLGFFQAQIILMLFLVTASFIVLLILNVRFALILAVILGAFDLIPGIGATLGIALVFFIVLAQNYWLAFKVLIACIILQQIQDNIIHPRIMKNSLNLNPVVVFFALLVGARAAGLLGIFLAIPLAGVIVSWFEIEEMKGES, encoded by the coding sequence ATGAGTCAATCTTCTATCCCCGATTTCTGGAACCGACTAAATAATTCTACATTAGTTCGATTTTTGCTTTTATTTGCTTCAGGTTGGGCTTTCCTAACGCTTTTAGCTTACTTTGAAACGGTGATTGTAGTTTTCACGATCGCTTCGCTTGTGGCTTTCTTGCTTAGCTATCCTGTGCGATCGCTCAAGCGGTTTTTACCTCACGGTTCCGCTGTCACTTTAGTTTTCTTATTGAGTATTATAATAGTTGTAAGTTTAAGTGTGACAGTGGGGGTAACGCTTTTATCTCAAGGGCAGCAATTAATTGATAGCATTACTGAGTTTGTCAATGCTCTTGCACCTCTTTCAGATCGTTTAGAAGGTTTTTTAAGAGAAAGGAATCTTCAGGTAAATTTGCGGGTGATTGAAGAACAATTGCGAACCCAAGCTTTAGGGGGAATAGTTTCCAGCATCACTCTATTACAAACTGTTTTTACTAATGTAATAACTTTTATTTTTATTACGGCTGTTTCATTTTTCATGTTATTAGATGGCGAACGGCTTTGGCAGCTTATGCTTAATTTTCTTCCAAAGCACTTGCACAGGCGCTTCGCTCGGACTATTGAGCGTAATTTTTTAGGTTTTTTTCAGGCTCAAATTATTTTAATGTTGTTTTTAGTCACGGCTAGTTTTATAGTTTTATTAATCTTAAATGTGAGATTTGCATTGATTTTGGCAGTGATATTAGGCGCGTTTGATTTGATACCGGGTATCGGAGCTACATTAGGAATTGCCTTGGTATTTTTTATTGTCTTAGCTCAAAATTATTGGCTAGCATTTAAGGTGTTAATTGCCTGCATTATTTTGCAACAGATTCAGGATAATATTATTCATCCTCGGATTATGAAAAATTCACTTAATCTGAATCCGGTGGTAGTATTTTTTGCATTGTTAGTAGGTGCAAGAGCCGCCGGATTGTTGGGGATTTTCTTAGCGATTCCGTTGGCGGGAGTGATAGTTAGTTGGTTTGAAATTGAGGAAATGAAAGGGGAGTCGTAG